The sequence below is a genomic window from Pelagibaculum spongiae.
CATGGTTGAAAAAGAACATGTCATACCAATTAAGCTACAGGCAAAATATGCCTACAAAAACATCAAATCAAGCCCAAAGGCGTGAAATTAGCAGTTTTAGTTAACAATTATGACTTGCAGCAAAATTGTTGGTTCATCGCTCTTGGCGTTTATTTTATGTTTTCAATAATCGCTTTCGAAACCCAGACTTATTCTTTTGTCTTTGCCTTGCTCTCGCGTTTTCGCGGTTTTCTTGCAGCAAGAACCACAAACTTGGGATCAGCCGCCACTTGCCTGACTTCATGAAACAGGCGTTTCAACGTGACGTGATAGCCAAGATGGCGATTACCTACCACCAGTAGTTCACCATTGGGACTCAGCACTTTTGCTGCCTGACTTAGCATGCGCCAGGCAATCTGATCTCCAACGGTGTGACCCTGATGAAAAGGCGGGTTGCAGAGTATCAGATCTGCACTGTCTGCATCAAAGCCATCGAGACAATTATTTTGTTGGAAAGTCACCGGGTTGGCTAACGAACCCTCTAAATTATTGAGCTTGAAGCCATCTTCAGCCGAAGCAACCGCCAAAGAAGATTCATCTACAAAATGTATTTCAGCCTGCGGGTTGAGTTTTGCCGCCTGAATACCCAGCACGCCATTACCACAACCGAGGTCGATAATCTTACCGGTAACCTCTTTAGGGATATGCGGCAAAATAACTTGAGCGCCGGGGTCTAACTTGCTTCGACTAAATACACCGGGACGGTTATTCAACTGAATAGAGTAGGGTTCTGCCTGCCAGCGCTTATCTTGGGGGCCAACCGGTTTTTCAGGATTGGTTGTTTTTGCTAGCAGCTCAAGATCTGGCGTGACGTGCAACACCCGAGCTTTCTTCTTTGCCAGCGAAGGTTGAACCTTGCCAAGATATTTCTCAAAAATTTGGTTCTGCGCCAGCGTCATATGCTTGACCATGCCGGCGGCCATTATTTTGGTTTGTGGGCCAATCAGGTGGGCAATTTGCACCAATTGCCATTCCAGTAAAGATAAAGAACGCGGCAATTTAACGACCAGCAGGTCAATTGGTTGCTTCAACTGCTGAAAAGGAAGCTCGGTTAACGACTGAAAATCGACCGAATAACACTGGGGGTTGGCCTTTTGGTTATGTGCTAATGCAAGTTCAGCTAATTTCGAGTCACTCCATAACGTGACAGAGTGACACTGAATGCATAGCGATAACGCACCAAACGCATCGTTAATCACTAAAGCTGTCGCTAAGCCTTCGGTGTCGCTAACTTGTTGCAACAGATACTCATCTGCGGCATCCCAGGCTCGTAATGTCTCGTTTTGCCGTAATGGCCAACGAACTAAATCCAGCGATGTAGGCAATATAACTGACAAGATGAACCCTCAAAAACGTCAATTATATCCTGCTACGGGCACCTATACACACCTCTTGAAAAGCTATAACCTCTCTGGTCAGGTTAAACCACTGGTTCAGAGCTACAAGTCCTGATGATTCTGGATAAATTATTCAAGCCCAAGTGGCAAAATTCCCGCCCCGAAACTCGTATCAGAGCGCTCAAAGATATGGATTGTGGCACGGCGGAGAATGCAAACATCATCTCTAATCTGGCCTTCGAGGATTCCAATACAGCAGTACGCTGCATTGCAATTGCTCGCCTGAACCAGATAGACCGTTTAATTAAATTGACCCAGGATGGTCAAAAGAAAATTTCCGATGCGGCCCGTGAGCGACTCGGATTATTTATTCTCGGCCGAGCAGGCCAGCTTGATCTAACCGACCGCCACCAACTGATGCAAAAGCTACAGCCCCTAGGCGATGGCTTGATTATTCATATCATGCAAGGTGGTGATGCTGGCTTACAAGCTGCACTGGTTGAACAGACAAAAGACGATTTACAGTTGGTAGAGTTAGCACTCACTGCCAGTACCACCAAAGTTCGTCAATTAGCCGCTAATCAAATTGAAAAGCTGGAAACGCTAGAAGAACTGGCCCGCAAATGCCGCGGTAAAGACAAAAGCGTTTTACAGATTTGCCGTGACAAGCTGAAAAAACATCAGCAACAGTTACAGCAATTGCAGCAGGCTAAAGCTGACTTTCAAAAGCTGATTGATCAAATTAGTAAATTATCTCGCCAAGATTCTGATCCACTATATGAAGGTAAGGTGGCTCACCTTCAGCAGTCATGGGATCGTTTGAGCAAAGAGCAGCCAGAAATTGGCCAGCAAATGCATTCAGCCTTCGCTGAAAAAATGCAGCTTTGCCAAAATCAGCTCGATCAATGGCAGCAAGCCCGTCAGTTGGAAATTCAAAAACAACAGCAAATTATTGAGGCCGGTGAAAACCAGCAGCAAATTTGTCATCTATTGGATACCGCACTTGATGAGCGTCAGCAAGTTGTCGATTTCACCGAACAAGACATCCAGTTAACCCGAAGCCTGTTACAGCTTCAGGAACATTGCTGGCATGAAAGCTGTGAAATTCAGAAAGCTGCAGATGAACTAGCTCGCCAATACCATCGTTTGTCTCAGCTGTTACATGTTTGGGTCAATGCGGCAGAAAATTACCTGAAGCTGCAGCCGGAACTGACTCGAGTCATCGAAGAAGATCATCAGCATTTATCTAAAATCATTGATCAGGTTCGCTGGCCAACCGAATTACCCGCGCCGGCGTTAATTCATCAGGCTAATGGCATTTTGGCTGAAGTTCGCCAACAGAAAGCTCAAGTCAGGCAAGAACAGCAAAATCAGGCGGCACAACTGCGCCAAGAAATGGATCAACTGGCAAAATTGCTAGATTGCGGCGAGCTTAAACAAGCTCGCAAAATGAATCGACAGCTGCATAAAGACTTGAAAGCTTCACCTAAGCTGC
It includes:
- a CDS encoding methyltransferase, producing the protein MSVILPTSLDLVRWPLRQNETLRAWDAADEYLLQQVSDTEGLATALVINDAFGALSLCIQCHSVTLWSDSKLAELALAHNQKANPQCYSVDFQSLTELPFQQLKQPIDLLVVKLPRSLSLLEWQLVQIAHLIGPQTKIMAAGMVKHMTLAQNQIFEKYLGKVQPSLAKKKARVLHVTPDLELLAKTTNPEKPVGPQDKRWQAEPYSIQLNNRPGVFSRSKLDPGAQVILPHIPKEVTGKIIDLGCGNGVLGIQAAKLNPQAEIHFVDESSLAVASAEDGFKLNNLEGSLANPVTFQQNNCLDGFDADSADLILCNPPFHQGHTVGDQIAWRMLSQAAKVLSPNGELLVVGNRHLGYHVTLKRLFHEVRQVAADPKFVVLAARKPRKRESKAKTKE
- a CDS encoding DUF349 domain-containing protein, which produces MILDKLFKPKWQNSRPETRIRALKDMDCGTAENANIISNLAFEDSNTAVRCIAIARLNQIDRLIKLTQDGQKKISDAARERLGLFILGRAGQLDLTDRHQLMQKLQPLGDGLIIHIMQGGDAGLQAALVEQTKDDLQLVELALTASTTKVRQLAANQIEKLETLEELARKCRGKDKSVLQICRDKLKKHQQQLQQLQQAKADFQKLIDQISKLSRQDSDPLYEGKVAHLQQSWDRLSKEQPEIGQQMHSAFAEKMQLCQNQLDQWQQARQLEIQKQQQIIEAGENQQQICHLLDTALDERQQVVDFTEQDIQLTRSLLQLQEHCWHESCEIQKAADELARQYHRLSQLLHVWVNAAENYLKLQPELTRVIEEDHQHLSKIIDQVRWPTELPAPALIHQANGILAEVRQQKAQVRQEQQNQAAQLRQEMDQLAKLLDCGELKQARKMNRQLHKDLKASPKLPDQLRKQLHVLEARLYELEDWQGYATLPKQQQLIDNMEQLIDSELPAEALADQIHQLQMEWKELGGSGQKQWKQFSDAADKAFIPCKKFFEQRNLVRQQNLQQRQVIVDELTAFYEQTDWETVDWNALETILRTARDEWSKYQEVDPKNNRKVHRQFDRILKKLREKLDGFRKQNYDLKQALVEQAQSLIELPEDDALAQAKELQSQWKAIPLTWRRDEHKLWRNFHTACEAIFTARKENYQARKQVKQQGFEQAEQVLQGIQQQFEQAGDSKALRANLKQATQQIEQALPGQRDRSKFDQQLQLLEQQLIQQQQKMQQQNLVQRFEQIKQAAFSQDPVESFNTLTEQDKKAFAQRNHQPLVSEALLREKTVELEILCGHISPEQDQALRLQLQVARLANSLGQTTQAESSLVDQAIAAAREILLLQKLDEHEHQSYIYRVEQAIVFLLK